DNA sequence from the Nocardioides jiangxiensis genome:
GGCCAGGACCCGCAGAAGGCGTTCGAGCACCTGCAGGAGCACCCGCACCACATCCAGGAGTACGTCCAGGAGATCCTCCGCGGCAAGGCGCTCGCCTCGATCGTCGAGGGTGCCACCGTGAAGGACGCCTCCGGCAACGTCGTGGAGCTGAAGAACCTGCGCCCCGATGGCACCATCGGCGAGCCCGAGGTCGCCGACGACGACACGTCGGACGCCTGAGGCTCATCTGCCTGACCCAGCATCGAGGCCCCGGGGACCGCACGGTCCCCGGGGCCTCGTGCCGTCCGCAGGCGCCCGTGGTGGCTGTCGCGTGACGGTATCCAGCGTGATCCGGACCGCAGTCCCCGCGTGACACGGACCGCAGCGAGTGCGCCGGGCGCCCTTGCGGTGGGAGACTTGTCCGGTGAACGCGTCCCCGCTCGTCCCTCTCGGTGACGACGAGTACGCCGTCTCCCTCCCGCCCGGTCAGCACCGGGGCCACCCGGACGCGCCGGACCCGTTCCGGACCGCCCAGCACATCGGTGAGGGCATCGCGGGGCGCGTGCAGTTCGGGCTGGGGCTGATCCGTGCGACCGCAGGCCTCGGCCTGCGCCTCGTGGCGCTGGGTCGCCGTCCGCTCGCGCTGGCCGCAGGCCCGCTGGGGCGCCAGCAGGTCCTCGAGCGGCAGAAGCTCACCCGGCCTCCGGTGGCCGTGCGGTTCCTCGACGAGGACCTCGAGCTGGAGACCGAGGACCTCGCTGTCGCCTACGGCGCCGAGGTCGACCCGATCGAGGCGGGTGACCACCTGGTGGTGTTCGTGCCGCAGCCGGGTGAGGACGAGCGGTCGTGGCGCCGTTCCGTGGAGGAGCTCGGCGGCACGTACGCCTCCCGGCTCTCCGGCCTGCTCGGCTGGACCCCGGTGCAGCTCCGCGTCGACGACACCGTCGGCATCGGCAACGCCGCCGTCGAGCTCAGCGGCGTGCTGCAGGAGCTGGTCGAGGCGTGGCCCACCGCCGTACGCCGGATCGCGATCGTCGCGCACGGCACCGGTGGCCTGGTCGCCCGTGGCGCGCTGGGCGTCGTCGCGCCGGGGGAGCGGCCGTGGGCGGACCTCGTCACCGAGCTCGTCGCGCTCGGCACGCCGCACCTGCAGGCTGCTCCGCAGCGCTTCGCCCGCGAGGCCGGACGCCGGCTCGAGGAGCGGCTCGCCGGCATCCTGGCGGCCGACGAGGAGATCGTCGACGTCCCGCCGCGCCGTGGAGTGCGCTACCTCCTGGTCACGGACCGTGCGATGGGGATGCCCAACCCTGCCGGTGCCGTGCTGGGCGGCATGCTCTGGTGGCGGCAGCGGGCGCTGCGCCAGGTCCGCCGGGCGCGCGACCTGTTCCCGACCGCCGAGCGCCACGAGGTCACCCTCGGTGCCCAGTCCCTCGTGAACCACCCCGATGTCCACCGCTCGCTGATGGACTGGCTGCGCTGAGCGTGTGACGCAGATCGAGTGGACAACTGTTCACTGAAAACGGACACTAGGCGTCATGTCCGCCCTTGAGCCCGCTCCCGCAGCTGCCCGTGTCGTCGCCACGGCGTCCACCGACGGAGCCACCCTCCACGGCACCGGCGCCCTCGCCGCGACGTACGCCGAGGACCTGCTGCTCGGCACCGTCCGCGACACCCACCTCGCGATCGCGAACCGTGTCTGGGGGCTGGTCAACCCGGCGACCGCCGGCGCCGCGAAGCCCTCCCAGCTCGTGCACGACGCCATCGCCGGCGGCATCTACGCGTCGCTGGGTGCCGGACTGCGTGCCGGTGCGAAGGTGCTCGACCGCCAGGACC
Encoded proteins:
- a CDS encoding esterase/lipase family protein — protein: MNASPLVPLGDDEYAVSLPPGQHRGHPDAPDPFRTAQHIGEGIAGRVQFGLGLIRATAGLGLRLVALGRRPLALAAGPLGRQQVLERQKLTRPPVAVRFLDEDLELETEDLAVAYGAEVDPIEAGDHLVVFVPQPGEDERSWRRSVEELGGTYASRLSGLLGWTPVQLRVDDTVGIGNAAVELSGVLQELVEAWPTAVRRIAIVAHGTGGLVARGALGVVAPGERPWADLVTELVALGTPHLQAAPQRFAREAGRRLEERLAGILAADEEIVDVPPRRGVRYLLVTDRAMGMPNPAGAVLGGMLWWRQRALRQVRRARDLFPTAERHEVTLGAQSLVNHPDVHRSLMDWLR